In one window of Capra hircus breed San Clemente chromosome 28, ASM170441v1, whole genome shotgun sequence DNA:
- the LOC108633249 gene encoding 28S ribosomal protein S36, mitochondrial — translation MMGSKMASASRVVQVVKPHTPLIRFPDRRDNPKPNVSEVLRSAGLPSHTSSISQHSKGSKSPDWLMHQGPPDTAEMIRTLPQKYRRKLVSQEEMEFIQRGGPE, via the coding sequence ATGATGGGCAGCAAGATGGCGTCTGCCAGCAGGGTCGTTCAGGTAGTCAAGCCACATACTCCATTAATAAGATTCCCTGACAGAAGAGACAATCCTAAACCAAATGTATCAGAAGTTCTACGATCAGCAGGACTGCCATCTCATACTTCTTCAATTTCGCAGCATTCTAAGGGAAGTAAATCACCAGACTGGCTGATGCATCAGGGTCCACCAGACACTGCAGAGATGATAAGAACTCTACCtcagaaatacagaaggaaaCTTGTGTCtcaagaagaaatggaatttaTCCAACGTGGAGGTCCAGAATAA